One genomic region from Pseudorca crassidens isolate mPseCra1 chromosome 11, mPseCra1.hap1, whole genome shotgun sequence encodes:
- the RERG gene encoding ras-related and estrogen-regulated growth inhibitor isoform X1 produces the protein MAKSSEVKLAIFGRAGVGKSALVVRFLTKRFIWEYDPTLESTYRHQATIDDEVVTMEILDTAGQEDTIQREGHMRWGEGFVLVYDVTDRGSFEEVLPLKNILDEIKKPKNVTLILVGNKADLDHSRQVSTEEGEKLATELACAFYECSACTGEGNITEIFYELCREVRRRRMVQGKTRRRSSTTHVKQAINKMLTKISS, from the exons CTCTTGTAGTGAGATTTCTGACCAAACGGTTCATCTGGGAATATGACCCCACCCTCG AATCAACCTACCGACACCAAGCAACCATTGATGATGAAGTTGTCACCATGGAGATACTAGATACTGCTGGCCAG GAAGACACCATTCAGAGGGAAGGACACATGCGATGGGGGGAAGGCTTTGTGCTGGTCTATGACGTTACTGACCGAGGAAGTTTTGAGGAAGTGCTGCCACTTAAGAACATCCTGGATGAGATCAAAAAGCCCAAGAATGTGACTCTCATCTTGGTTGGAAACAAAGCTGACTTGGACCACTCCAGACAGGTTAGTACCGAAGAAGGGGAGAAGCTGGCCACAGAATTGGCATGTGCTTTTTACGAGTGTTCTGCCTGTACCGGGGAAGGGAACATCACCGAGATATTCTACGAGCTGTGTAGAGAGGTACGTCGCCGGAGGATGGTCCAGGGCAAGACGAGGCGACGCAGCTCCACCACGCACGTCAAGCAAGCCATTAACAAGATGCTCACCAAAATCAGCAGTTAG